The DNA segment AAATTCCTTTGCCGAGGTTTGCGGGGCAGACGAGAATGTTGCTTTGGTTGATATCGGGGCCAGTAAAATGAGTATCAACATTCTGGCCCACGGCACCTCAATCCTGGCCCGTGACGTGGTCATGGGCAGTTGGCAGATCACTGAACAGATTCAGAGTCAGTGTGGGTTGGAGTTTGACGAGGCCGAAGCGGTTAAGACGGGGCAGCGAGATCCGGGCGATCAAAAAGGGTGTATTGAGGAAATATTTGTCAAGAATTGTACCCAGTGGATACTGGAGATCAAAAAGGCCCTTGATTTTTATTTGGCGGGCCACAGTGAAGAGGGGATTGATCGGTTGGTATTGAGTGGGGGAGGCGCCAGAATTAAGGGGTTTGACCAGTTCCTGAGCGAGGAGACCGGGATCAAAGCCGAAATTTTTGATCCGTTTGTTACCGTAACGGTCAATGCTGATGAAATCGATAGCGCCTACCTTAAGCACATGGCGCCAGAGATGGCTATTGCCGCGGGACTGGCAATTCGCACTGCAGACCTGTAACCAAGTTGACCTGACGATGATACGAATCAATCTCTTACCAGTTCGGCAGATCAAACAGCGGATCAGAACCCGTCAGGAGGTGATCGGTTTGGTGTCAGCTGTTGTTGTCTTGTTGGGGGTTATTGTCCTGATGGGATTCGGGCAGGCCAGCAAGATTTCATCCTTGCAGGCGGAGTCTGCAAGGCTTAATCAGGAGCTTGCAAAGTATCAGGCGATAATTACTCAGATTGAAAATATCAAGAAGGCCCAGATGGTTATTGAAACCAAACTTGGGGTGATCAAGGCCTTAAAAGTATCTTCGCAATTGCCTACCAGGATACTTGACGAGGTCGCGACTCTCACTCCT comes from the Desulfobulbaceae bacterium genome and includes:
- a CDS encoding PilN domain-containing protein, which translates into the protein MLMKSIAPTLSTWRQRWLLPRDWQFALQTCNQVDLTMIRINLLPVRQIKQRIRTRQEVIGLVSAVVVLLGVIVLMGFGQASKISSLQAESARLNQELAKYQAIITQIENIKKAQMVIETKLGVIKALKVSSQLPTRILDEVATLTPPDRMWLNSLDYTNDIITLAGIALDNATIAEYMDKISKSDFFVAAELKNSSLTKVGNQKLKAFSMIINAVAPARPAPAPVAGGVK